A window of Nicotiana tabacum cultivar K326 chromosome 24, ASM71507v2, whole genome shotgun sequence contains these coding sequences:
- the LOC107784455 gene encoding uncharacterized protein LOC107784455 isoform X2 yields MNQKAFSLLFFIIFFVLIFCLSSTTSSPRLLSGNGGGNSTKTEVHGHSSTSAPSATEQSPPGKITPVQPQQSPPVQPQQSPPANAATSTCNMETLGECINERICDAYKAKGLPCP; encoded by the exons ATGAATCAGAAAGCATTCTCTTTATTATTCTTCATAATCTTTTTTGTCTTAATTTTCTGCCTATCCTCAACAACATCCTCACCAAGATTATTATCAG GTAATGGTGGTGGCAATAGTACTAAAACTGAAGTCCATGGTCATTCCTCTACTTCAGCTCCTTCAGCAACTGAACAATCACCCCCTGGAAAAATTACGCCCG TGCAACCCCAACAATCGCCACCTG TGCAACCCCAACAATCGCCACCTG cAAATGCAGCAACATCGACATGCAATATGGAGACATTAGGCGAATGTATAAATGAGAGAATCTGTGATGCTTATAAGGCAAAGGGCCTACCTTGCCCCTGA
- the LOC107784455 gene encoding uncharacterized protein LOC107784455 isoform X1: MNQKAFSLLFFIIFFVLIFCLSSTTSSPRLLSGNGGGNSTKTEVHGHSSTSAPSATEQSPPGKITPVQPQQSPPVQPQQSPPVQPNQSPPANAATSTCNMETLGECINERICDAYKAKGLPCP; this comes from the exons ATGAATCAGAAAGCATTCTCTTTATTATTCTTCATAATCTTTTTTGTCTTAATTTTCTGCCTATCCTCAACAACATCCTCACCAAGATTATTATCAG GTAATGGTGGTGGCAATAGTACTAAAACTGAAGTCCATGGTCATTCCTCTACTTCAGCTCCTTCAGCAACTGAACAATCACCCCCTGGAAAAATTACGCCCG TGCAACCCCAACAATCGCCACCTG TGCAACCCCAACAATCGCCACCTG TGCAACCCAATCAATCACCACCTG cAAATGCAGCAACATCGACATGCAATATGGAGACATTAGGCGAATGTATAAATGAGAGAATCTGTGATGCTTATAAGGCAAAGGGCCTACCTTGCCCCTGA